In Carassius gibelio isolate Cgi1373 ecotype wild population from Czech Republic chromosome B13, carGib1.2-hapl.c, whole genome shotgun sequence, one genomic interval encodes:
- the LOC127969768 gene encoding nuclear factor NF-kappa-B p100 subunit isoform X1: MAGALRMDETHFNMKFSNPEFMVELPYLHEPFEVKPEPYVPETVHGPYLQIIEEPKQRGFRFRYECEGPSHGGLPGASSERNRRTYPTVKVSNYVGHARVEVQLVTHTDPPRVHAHSLVGRHCTDNGICTIDVGPNDLTAQFSNLGILHVTKRGVHEVLTKRLKEEKRRIKEPGCKFTDAEEQAILQEAKELGKTMDLNIVRLKFTAYLQDSNGSFTRALNPVVSNPIYDSKSPNASNLKISRMDKTSGSVLGGEEVFLLCDKVQKDDIDIRFYEEEDDGGWEAFGDFSPTDVHKQYAIVFKTPPYRCTDITRPVTVFLQLKRKKGGDCSEPKQFTYIPHNQDKEEVQRKRMKVLHQSYDHWRGGGAGAYGGPGSGTGGGGGGMGGGFPFNPPMDGSGFYIGGCGGFSGGAQMSGSTPQAEGSPNQSTNTQTQSGSQMQQQLFQIATALQSRASLMAKCSARALLQYCSTGDVRPLLALQRHLCGVQDENGDTPLHLAIIHQQPVVVQQLIQALNNTPQQKFINKLNHLNQAPLHLAVITKQARLVEMLMKTGADPSLLDQEGRTALHLAAHTGDEAVLRVILGLLGERHAHLINSADFSGQYPVHLAVKKDGEHCLRLLVGAGAKINMPEQKSGCTALHLAVRDNFLKLACYLITELQADVNACTYGGNSPLHLAASQGSPPLCSMLIAAGADKRMENDEPLFFQSSSSSDEDDESEKNEVDRQLPDLMVQQVHCMSISSERGAFNPRKRPAAGHTPFDLAKCQKVRDLLDGRKGPKSSSLAPKRTKITTEEVNQGLDSEVLTKLCSILIEDHVPWRELAEKLGMLTLTHLYQESSSPCQKLLENYQLSGGPVDGLVEALQSLGVSEGVRLLRDSQPREDKQSTDSKEDSGFGSQSIEEEMGNPAVANH; the protein is encoded by the exons ATGGCTGGAGCACTAAG GATGGatgaaacacattttaacatgaaGTTTAGCAATCCTGAG TTCATGGTGGAGCTTCCATATCTGCACGAACCTTTTGAGGTCAAGCCTGAACCCTATGTGCCAGAGACAG TTCATGGGCCTTATCTACAGATTATTGAGGAGCCAAAGCAG AGAGGATTCAGATTTCGTTATGAATGTGAGGGCCCATCCCATGGTGGTCTGCCTGGGGCCTCCAGTGAGAGGAACAGAAGGACGTATCCCACAGTCAAG GTGTCAAACTACGTGGGTCACGCTCGCGTAGAGGTTCAGCTTGTGACGCACACAGACCCCCCACGTGTCCACGCACACAGCCTTGTGGGTCGCCACTGTACTGACAACGGAATATGCACCATTGATGTCGGGCCTAATGATCTCACAGCACA ATTCAGTAATTTAGGCATCCTCCATGTCACTAAGAGAGGAGTGCATGAAGTATTAACGAAAAGActgaaagaagagaagaggaggatAAAAGAGCCTGGATGTAAATTTACAG ATGCAGAGGAACAGGCTATTTTGCAAGAGGCCAAAGAACTGGGCAAAACCATGGACCTAAACATTGTGAGATTAAAGTTTACTGCGTATTTGCAGGACAGCAATGGGAGTTTCACAAGAGCCTTGAATCCAGTTGTCTCCAACCCTATCTATGATAGCA AATCACCAAATGCTTCAAATCTGAAGATCTCCCGCATGGACAAAACCTCTGGATCAGTTCTGGGAGGAGAAGAGGTCTTTCTGCTCTGTGATAAAGTTCAAAAAG ATGATATTGACATTCGTTTTTAtgaggaggaagatgatggagGATGGGAGGCATTTGGAGACTTCTCCCCTACTGATGTCCACAAACAG TATGCGATCGTGTTTAAGACCCCACCATACCGCTGCACAGATATCACACGTCCTGTCACAGTCTTCCTGCAGCTCAAGAGGAAGAAGGGAGGCGACTGCAGCGAACCCAAACAGTTCACCTATATTCCTCACAATCAAG ACAAAGAAGAGGTTCAGAGGAAGAGGATGAAGGTACTTCATCAGTCCTACGATCACTGGCGGGGAGGAGGAGCAGGGGCCTATGGGGGTCCTGGATCTGgaacaggaggaggaggaggaggaatggGAGGAG GTTTTCCATTTAATCCTCCGATGGATGGTTCAGGGTTTTACATTGGTGGATGCGGTGGATTTAGCGGCGGGGCACAGATGTCAGGCTCCACACCACAGGCTGAAGGATCTCCGAATCAGTcgacaaacacacaaactcagtCTGGCTCTCAAATGCAACAGCAGCTCTTTCAGATTG ccacagctctgcagagtcgTGCCTCTTTGATGGCAAAGTGCTCTGCTCGTGCTTTGTTACAGTACTGCAGCACTGGGGATGTGCGCCCCCTGCTGGCTCTGCAAAGACATCTGTGTGGAGTGCAGGACGAGAACGGAGACAC TCCTTTGCACTTGGCCATTATCCATCAGCAACCTGTTGTGGTACAACAGCTCATTCAGGCCCTGAACAACACTCCACAGCAGAAGTTCATCAACAAGCTCAACCACCTCAATCAA GCTCCATTGCATCTGGCTGTGATCACAAAGCAGGCCAGGTTAGTTGAGATGCTGATGAAAACGGGTGCAGACCCGAGCCTGCTGGACCAGGAGGGCCGGACAGCGCTTCACTTGGCCGCTCACACCGGTGACGAGGCCGTGCTACGAGTGATCCTGGGTCTGCTGGGAGAGCGCCATGCCCATTTAATAAACTCTGCTGACTTCTCAG GTCAATATCCAGTCCATCTCGCAGTAAAGAAAGACGGAGAGCACTGTCTTCGATTGTTGGTGGGGGCAGGAGCAAAGATTAACATGCCCGAGCAGAAAAGCGGCTGCACAGCACTACACCTGGCAGTGAGGGACAACTTTTTAAAACTGGCCTGTTATCTCATTACCGAG CTGCAGGCTGACGTGAATGCGTGTACCTACGGGGGCAACAGTCCTCTTCACCTTGCTGCCAGTCAGGGCTCTCCACCTCTCTGCTCCATGCTGATAGCTGCAG GTGCTGATAAACGCATGGAGAACGACGAGCCTCTTTTTTTCCAGAGCTCGTCCTCCTCAGATGAAGATGACGAGAGCGAGAAGAATGAAGTCGACAGGCAGCTTCCAGATCTCATGGTTCAGCAAGTTCACTGCATGTCGATATCATCTGAAAGAGGAGCATTTAACCCACGCAAGAGACCTGCTGCGGGACACACACCATTTGACCTGGCCAAATGCCAAAAG GTTAGAGATCTTTTAGATGGCAGGAAAGGACCCAAGTCCAGTTCTCTCGCCCCCAAGAGGACCAAAATAACCACCGAGGAAG TGAACCAAGGTTTGGACAGTGAGGTGCTCACCAAACTGTGTAGTATTCTCATTGAAGACCATGTACCCTGGAGAGAGCTGGCGGAAAAACTGGGcatgctcacactcactcacctGTACCAGGAGAGTAGCTCACCCTGCCAGAAGCTTCTCGAGAACTACCAG TTGAGTGGTGGTCCTGTGGACGGCCTGGTGGAGGCGCTGCAGTCTCTGGGTGTGAGTGAAGGAGTGAGACTGCTGAGAGACAGCCAACCCAGAGAGGACAAGCAGAGCACAG ATTCTAAAGAGGACAGCGGCTTTGGGAGTCAGTCCATTGAAGAGGAGATGGGAAATCCTGCAGTGGCCAATCACTGA
- the LOC127969768 gene encoding nuclear factor NF-kappa-B p100 subunit isoform X2, with translation MDETHFNMKFSNPEFMVELPYLHEPFEVKPEPYVPETVHGPYLQIIEEPKQRGFRFRYECEGPSHGGLPGASSERNRRTYPTVKVSNYVGHARVEVQLVTHTDPPRVHAHSLVGRHCTDNGICTIDVGPNDLTAQFSNLGILHVTKRGVHEVLTKRLKEEKRRIKEPGCKFTDAEEQAILQEAKELGKTMDLNIVRLKFTAYLQDSNGSFTRALNPVVSNPIYDSKSPNASNLKISRMDKTSGSVLGGEEVFLLCDKVQKDDIDIRFYEEEDDGGWEAFGDFSPTDVHKQYAIVFKTPPYRCTDITRPVTVFLQLKRKKGGDCSEPKQFTYIPHNQDKEEVQRKRMKVLHQSYDHWRGGGAGAYGGPGSGTGGGGGGMGGGFPFNPPMDGSGFYIGGCGGFSGGAQMSGSTPQAEGSPNQSTNTQTQSGSQMQQQLFQIATALQSRASLMAKCSARALLQYCSTGDVRPLLALQRHLCGVQDENGDTPLHLAIIHQQPVVVQQLIQALNNTPQQKFINKLNHLNQAPLHLAVITKQARLVEMLMKTGADPSLLDQEGRTALHLAAHTGDEAVLRVILGLLGERHAHLINSADFSGQYPVHLAVKKDGEHCLRLLVGAGAKINMPEQKSGCTALHLAVRDNFLKLACYLITELQADVNACTYGGNSPLHLAASQGSPPLCSMLIAAGADKRMENDEPLFFQSSSSSDEDDESEKNEVDRQLPDLMVQQVHCMSISSERGAFNPRKRPAAGHTPFDLAKCQKVRDLLDGRKGPKSSSLAPKRTKITTEEVNQGLDSEVLTKLCSILIEDHVPWRELAEKLGMLTLTHLYQESSSPCQKLLENYQLSGGPVDGLVEALQSLGVSEGVRLLRDSQPREDKQSTDSKEDSGFGSQSIEEEMGNPAVANH, from the exons ATGGatgaaacacattttaacatgaaGTTTAGCAATCCTGAG TTCATGGTGGAGCTTCCATATCTGCACGAACCTTTTGAGGTCAAGCCTGAACCCTATGTGCCAGAGACAG TTCATGGGCCTTATCTACAGATTATTGAGGAGCCAAAGCAG AGAGGATTCAGATTTCGTTATGAATGTGAGGGCCCATCCCATGGTGGTCTGCCTGGGGCCTCCAGTGAGAGGAACAGAAGGACGTATCCCACAGTCAAG GTGTCAAACTACGTGGGTCACGCTCGCGTAGAGGTTCAGCTTGTGACGCACACAGACCCCCCACGTGTCCACGCACACAGCCTTGTGGGTCGCCACTGTACTGACAACGGAATATGCACCATTGATGTCGGGCCTAATGATCTCACAGCACA ATTCAGTAATTTAGGCATCCTCCATGTCACTAAGAGAGGAGTGCATGAAGTATTAACGAAAAGActgaaagaagagaagaggaggatAAAAGAGCCTGGATGTAAATTTACAG ATGCAGAGGAACAGGCTATTTTGCAAGAGGCCAAAGAACTGGGCAAAACCATGGACCTAAACATTGTGAGATTAAAGTTTACTGCGTATTTGCAGGACAGCAATGGGAGTTTCACAAGAGCCTTGAATCCAGTTGTCTCCAACCCTATCTATGATAGCA AATCACCAAATGCTTCAAATCTGAAGATCTCCCGCATGGACAAAACCTCTGGATCAGTTCTGGGAGGAGAAGAGGTCTTTCTGCTCTGTGATAAAGTTCAAAAAG ATGATATTGACATTCGTTTTTAtgaggaggaagatgatggagGATGGGAGGCATTTGGAGACTTCTCCCCTACTGATGTCCACAAACAG TATGCGATCGTGTTTAAGACCCCACCATACCGCTGCACAGATATCACACGTCCTGTCACAGTCTTCCTGCAGCTCAAGAGGAAGAAGGGAGGCGACTGCAGCGAACCCAAACAGTTCACCTATATTCCTCACAATCAAG ACAAAGAAGAGGTTCAGAGGAAGAGGATGAAGGTACTTCATCAGTCCTACGATCACTGGCGGGGAGGAGGAGCAGGGGCCTATGGGGGTCCTGGATCTGgaacaggaggaggaggaggaggaatggGAGGAG GTTTTCCATTTAATCCTCCGATGGATGGTTCAGGGTTTTACATTGGTGGATGCGGTGGATTTAGCGGCGGGGCACAGATGTCAGGCTCCACACCACAGGCTGAAGGATCTCCGAATCAGTcgacaaacacacaaactcagtCTGGCTCTCAAATGCAACAGCAGCTCTTTCAGATTG ccacagctctgcagagtcgTGCCTCTTTGATGGCAAAGTGCTCTGCTCGTGCTTTGTTACAGTACTGCAGCACTGGGGATGTGCGCCCCCTGCTGGCTCTGCAAAGACATCTGTGTGGAGTGCAGGACGAGAACGGAGACAC TCCTTTGCACTTGGCCATTATCCATCAGCAACCTGTTGTGGTACAACAGCTCATTCAGGCCCTGAACAACACTCCACAGCAGAAGTTCATCAACAAGCTCAACCACCTCAATCAA GCTCCATTGCATCTGGCTGTGATCACAAAGCAGGCCAGGTTAGTTGAGATGCTGATGAAAACGGGTGCAGACCCGAGCCTGCTGGACCAGGAGGGCCGGACAGCGCTTCACTTGGCCGCTCACACCGGTGACGAGGCCGTGCTACGAGTGATCCTGGGTCTGCTGGGAGAGCGCCATGCCCATTTAATAAACTCTGCTGACTTCTCAG GTCAATATCCAGTCCATCTCGCAGTAAAGAAAGACGGAGAGCACTGTCTTCGATTGTTGGTGGGGGCAGGAGCAAAGATTAACATGCCCGAGCAGAAAAGCGGCTGCACAGCACTACACCTGGCAGTGAGGGACAACTTTTTAAAACTGGCCTGTTATCTCATTACCGAG CTGCAGGCTGACGTGAATGCGTGTACCTACGGGGGCAACAGTCCTCTTCACCTTGCTGCCAGTCAGGGCTCTCCACCTCTCTGCTCCATGCTGATAGCTGCAG GTGCTGATAAACGCATGGAGAACGACGAGCCTCTTTTTTTCCAGAGCTCGTCCTCCTCAGATGAAGATGACGAGAGCGAGAAGAATGAAGTCGACAGGCAGCTTCCAGATCTCATGGTTCAGCAAGTTCACTGCATGTCGATATCATCTGAAAGAGGAGCATTTAACCCACGCAAGAGACCTGCTGCGGGACACACACCATTTGACCTGGCCAAATGCCAAAAG GTTAGAGATCTTTTAGATGGCAGGAAAGGACCCAAGTCCAGTTCTCTCGCCCCCAAGAGGACCAAAATAACCACCGAGGAAG TGAACCAAGGTTTGGACAGTGAGGTGCTCACCAAACTGTGTAGTATTCTCATTGAAGACCATGTACCCTGGAGAGAGCTGGCGGAAAAACTGGGcatgctcacactcactcacctGTACCAGGAGAGTAGCTCACCCTGCCAGAAGCTTCTCGAGAACTACCAG TTGAGTGGTGGTCCTGTGGACGGCCTGGTGGAGGCGCTGCAGTCTCTGGGTGTGAGTGAAGGAGTGAGACTGCTGAGAGACAGCCAACCCAGAGAGGACAAGCAGAGCACAG ATTCTAAAGAGGACAGCGGCTTTGGGAGTCAGTCCATTGAAGAGGAGATGGGAAATCCTGCAGTGGCCAATCACTGA
- the shld2 gene encoding shieldin complex subunit 2, whose product MAHKPKIHVFLGAPCPQALAEDVQERAAAPWKTIDLTWSHGRLIPKETIREAQTDECVAMVSGRMQAAVSSDRVSESLEDKTETSQDDGAPSGSQCSQSKAESVEEEVLCPVLVTEYLDSCFCSHRQGRDGRPASPVSTETEYLSTWTKSQALLLRGRAAQCPTSDFPDDFLLGSPHTPPKQTPSSSVSSPELYSPVVSPEERGLGGTLQSSGEWHNDSLSQRQQERGVILEITTDGILCSQGNAVAEKAVGHEEVGLNIDSLAQTSPGPTSSKRMKLSQTESKTKETKQRARTSAAPLCGPTTLLARCKTHGVRYAILVAVVHPCHLKEVKVKTGASAGTSVPLATLIVTDQSDVEMKVVLWRTSAFWALTVFPGEILLITDVTVHIDKWKTETVLQSSFTSKLLNLGQVTRERIPPAPQNLNCHTLRRLCTHLCEKRPLLVSLPPQKPQDLHSIPFIRLGALRPDTLVHALLRVKHSQLITAWRDEAEGTSRVGGVLKAILNVEQGDGDQGAVILWGAALTWLQRLERNKDAVWEFRLLLVRQDVTSGLLELHSTPWSSCQPLFPDDNRCKEFYNTVRSQRTASSFEIDLGTLLSQKYSGDVDLRVQITAFQFQSSPSQEASLVIKGNTPLETILDVVSGDIIFAGCGQCSAELETDENSIYRPCYPCLPHTGVRRYYRPVVLTVQAGDDQICVQVPPALVQRILLNTAPDKLHKTIAPASEVRFIQVVANRISSILTPTKNTFLLTVRSHFQCDDNSIPVIQNFILLDFSSLES is encoded by the exons ATGGCACACAAACCAAAGATTCATGTTTTTTTGGGTGCCCCATGTCCCCAAGCACTCGCTGAAGATGTGCAGGAGAGAGCAGCCGCACCCTGGAAAACAATAGACCTCACTTGGAGTCATGGCAGGTTGATTCCCAAAGAAACCATTAGAGAAGCCCAAACAGATGAGTGTGTTGCAATGGTTAGTGGTAGAATGCAAGCTGCTGTTTCCTCTGACAGAGTATCTGAGAGTTTAGAGGACAAAACAGAAACATCACAGGATGACGGCGCTCCATCAGGCAGCCAGTGCTCTCAGTCAAAGGCAGAGTCTGTTGAAGAAGAGGTATTGTGTCCTGTATTAGTGACTGAATACCTAGATAGTTGCTTCTGCTCGCATAGACAAGGCAGAGATGGAAGGCCTGCATCACCTGTTTCCACAGAGACTGAGTATCTGAGTACATGGACAAAGTCCCAAGCCTTGCTTCTTCGAGGTAGAGCGGCCCAATGTCCAACTTCTGACTTTCCTGATGACTTTCTTCTTGGTTCTCCACACACCCCTCCCAAACAAACGCCCTCATCTTCTGTAAGTTCCCCAGAACTGTACAGTCCTGTGGTCAGCCCTGAAGAGAGGGGTTTAGGGGGAACCTTGCAAAGCTCAGGAGAGTGGCATAATGACAGTCTAAGTCAAAGACAGCAGGAGAGAGGGGTAATTCTGGAAATCACAACTGACGGCATCCTCTGCTCTCAGGGTAATGCTGTGGCTGAAAAAGCTGTTGGTCATGAGGAAGTTGGGCTTAATATTGACTCACTTGCACAGACTTCACCTGGTCCCACTTCTTCTAAAAGGATGAAGCTGTCTCAGACCGAAAGTAAAACTAAAGAAACAAAGCAGAGGGCAAGAACATCTGCTGCCCCCCTCTGTGGCCCTACAACCCTGCTGGCCAGGTGTAAGACTCATGGTGTACGATACGCCATCTTGGTTGCTGTGGTGCACCCATGCCACTTAAAGGAAGTCAAAGTTAAAACTGGAGCCTCGGCTGGAACCAGTGTTCCTTTAGCAACACTGATTGTAACAGACCAATCAGACGTGGAGATGAAGGTGGTGTTATGGAGGACATCGGCTTTCTGGGCTCTGACAGTTTTTCCAGGAGAAATTCTGCTCATTACAG ATGTGACAGTGCACATAGACAAGTGGAAGACCGAGACTGTCCTGCAGTCGTCCTTCACCAGTAAGCTGCTGAATTTGGGACAGGTCACAAGGGAACGTATTCCACCTG CCCCACAGAATTTGAACTGTCATACACTGAGAAGGCTGTGCACTCATTTGTGTGAGAAGCGCCCCCTCTTGGTGTCTCTGCCTCCTCAGAAACCTCAGGATTTGCACTCCATCCCCTTCATCCGCCTTGGAGCTTTACGTCCCGACACACTGGTTCACGCTCTGCTTAGGGTTAAACACTCGCAGTTAATCACAG CCTGGCGTGATGAAGCAGAGGGGACATCCAGAGTAGGAGGTGTACTAAAAGCCATTTTGAATGTGGAGCAAGGAGATGGTGACCAAGGTGCTGTCATACTTTGGGGAGCTGCTCTCACCTGGCTGCAGCGTTTGGAGAGGAACAAAG ATGCTGTATGGGAGTTCAGGTTGCTGCTAGTCAGACAAGATGTGACTTCAGGTTTGCTAGAGCTGCATTCTACTCCATGGAGCAGCTGTCAGCCTCTCTTTCCTGATGACAATCGATGCAAGGAGTTTTACAACACCGTCCGCTCACAGAGGACCGCTAGCAGCTTTGAGATTGATCTCGGCACACTCCTGTCCCAGAAATACTCGG GTGATGTGGATCTGAGAGTTCAAATCACAGCGTTCCAGTTCCAGAGCAGTCCATCCCAGGAAGCCTCACTGGTAATAAAAGGCAACACGCCCTTGGAGACGATCTTGGACGTAGTCTCTGGTGACATCATATTTGCTGGATGTGGTCAGTGCTCTGCAGAACTGGAAACAGATGAGAACAGCATATACAGACCCTGCTACCCATGTCTGCCCCACACAGGAGTGCGTCGCTACTATAG GCCAGTTGTTTTAACTGTGCAAGCTGGAGATGATCAAATCTGTGTGCAAGTTCCCCCTGCTCTAGTGCAGAGGATCCTCCTGAACACTGCCCCAGATAAGCTACATAAGACCATAG cCCCAGCATCAGAGGTGAGGTTCATCCAGGTCGTAGCTAACAGGATTAGTTCCATATTGACCCCCACGAAGAACACATTTCTCCTGACCGTCCGAAGCCATTTCCAGTGTGATGACAACAGCATTCCTGTCATTCAGAACTTTATATTATTAGACTTCAGCTCACTAGAGTCGTGA